A single Candidatus Eisenbacteria bacterium DNA region contains:
- a CDS encoding Fic family protein has translation MTNRRIFEAPALDDLEMGVIARISAMKDSLSYVLQDPVRWTGLLARNALAKAIRGSNSIEGYNVTQDEAIAAIEGEEPMDERTEAWIAVDGYRQAMTYVLQLGKDPHFTYSNELLKSLHFMMLSHDLSKWPGRWRAGSISVIDEESKKVVYTGPDESLVDGLMQELMESIRRDAHEGEAPHIVSAAMAHLNLVMIHPFRDGNGRMGRCLQTLILVRSGVQAPQFCSIEEYLGRNRREYYDVLAHVGQGHWNPDEDCRIWVRFCLTAHFRQMLTILRRTKELQKLWDELEAIAADFGLPGRMLFALADASWSLRVRNPMYRKNAEVTPAVASRDLSKLAELGLLIPKGEKRGRYYVAGEKLQEVRRRTREPNRTDEDPFAPDSQMRKPGI, from the coding sequence ATGACTAACCGACGGATCTTCGAAGCTCCCGCGCTGGACGACCTCGAGATGGGGGTAATCGCGCGGATCTCCGCAATGAAAGACAGCCTCAGTTACGTACTCCAAGATCCCGTGAGATGGACAGGCCTGCTTGCCAGGAATGCTCTCGCAAAGGCGATCCGCGGGTCAAACAGCATTGAGGGGTACAACGTCACCCAGGACGAGGCGATTGCGGCGATCGAGGGTGAGGAGCCGATGGACGAGCGAACTGAAGCATGGATCGCGGTAGATGGATATCGCCAAGCCATGACGTACGTTCTGCAGCTCGGCAAAGACCCACATTTCACCTACTCAAACGAACTCCTGAAATCGCTTCATTTCATGATGCTCAGCCATGACCTCTCCAAGTGGCCCGGTCGCTGGCGCGCCGGGTCAATCAGCGTGATCGACGAAGAGAGCAAGAAGGTGGTCTACACAGGGCCGGATGAATCCCTGGTCGACGGACTGATGCAGGAACTTATGGAGTCCATTCGGCGAGATGCCCACGAGGGAGAGGCTCCCCACATCGTGAGCGCCGCCATGGCGCACCTGAATCTGGTGATGATCCATCCGTTTCGGGATGGTAACGGGCGCATGGGGAGGTGCCTGCAGACTCTGATCCTGGTCCGATCTGGAGTGCAAGCACCACAGTTCTGCAGTATCGAGGAGTACCTGGGCAGGAACAGGCGAGAGTACTATGATGTGTTGGCGCACGTGGGTCAGGGACACTGGAACCCAGACGAAGACTGCAGGATTTGGGTGCGCTTCTGCCTGACAGCCCATTTTCGACAGATGCTGACAATCCTCCGAAGAACGAAGGAACTCCAGAAGCTCTGGGACGAGCTTGAAGCCATCGCTGCGGACTTTGGCCTGCCCGGCCGAATGCTATTCGCCCTGGCGGATGCAAGTTGGTCTCTCCGGGTACGCAATCCCATGTACAGGAAGAACGCGGAGGTCACCCCCGCTGTTGCCTCAAGGGACCTGAGCAAGCTGGCCGAACTCGGGCTTCTGATTCCAAAGGGAGAGAAGCGCGGTCGGTACTACGTGGCGGGTGAGAAGCTCCAGGAAGTCCGGCGGCGCACCCGCGAACCAAACAGAACTGATGAGGATCCATTTGCCCCGGATTCGCAAATGCGGAAACCGGGGATTTAA
- a CDS encoding SPFH domain-containing protein — MQEKPAHALPGIPTMLLLLLVLAGSLTWLIIFAVHQFAPGVISMAVTLLVSILFLGGLTVVNPNDACVVQLFGTYVGSVKQQGFWWVNPFTTRKRISLRIRNFESAKLKVNDHDGNPIEIAAVVVWKVVESAEAAFEVDNYENFVTVQSEAALRNLSTTHPYDTHVDGETSLRGNTAEIAEQLKKEIQDRLSKAGVQVIESRISHLAYAPEIASAMLQRQQAGAIIAARTRIVEGAVSMVEMALEKLAEKKTVTLDEDRKAAMVSNLLVVLCSDRHAQPVVNTGTLYQ, encoded by the coding sequence ATCCAGGAGAAACCTGCTCACGCGCTCCCCGGAATCCCGACGATGCTCCTGCTCTTGCTCGTCCTCGCGGGGTCGCTCACATGGTTGATCATCTTCGCCGTCCACCAGTTCGCGCCCGGGGTCATCAGCATGGCCGTGACCCTGCTGGTGAGCATCCTGTTCCTCGGCGGGCTGACCGTGGTGAACCCGAACGACGCCTGCGTGGTGCAGCTCTTCGGCACCTACGTGGGCAGCGTCAAGCAGCAGGGCTTCTGGTGGGTGAACCCGTTCACCACCCGCAAGCGCATCTCGCTCCGTATCCGGAACTTCGAGAGCGCCAAGCTCAAGGTGAACGACCATGACGGCAACCCCATCGAGATCGCCGCGGTGGTGGTGTGGAAGGTGGTGGAGAGCGCCGAGGCGGCCTTCGAGGTGGACAACTACGAGAACTTCGTCACGGTCCAGAGCGAGGCGGCGCTGCGCAACCTGTCCACGACGCACCCCTACGACACGCACGTGGATGGCGAGACGAGCCTGCGCGGGAACACCGCCGAGATCGCCGAGCAGCTGAAGAAGGAGATCCAGGACCGTCTGTCCAAGGCCGGCGTGCAGGTGATCGAGTCGCGCATCAGCCACCTGGCGTACGCGCCCGAGATCGCCAGCGCCATGCTGCAGCGCCAGCAGGCCGGCGCGATCATCGCCGCGCGCACCCGTATCGTGGAGGGCGCGGTGAGCATGGTGGAAATGGCGCTCGAGAAGCTGGCCGAGAAGAAGACCGTCACGCTCGACGAGGACCGCAAGGCCGCGATGGTGAGCAACCTGCTGGTGGTGCTGTGCAGCGACCGGCACGCGCAGCCGGTGGTCAACACCGGCACGCTGTACCAGTAG
- a CDS encoding metallophosphoesterase encodes MPRIRIAAEAFRRASSRSSAGISSRLVSRYGDLRPLALALALLACPWATAALAHAPIQDHLRALDLAIRREPSRAELYLQRAQLRRSNHEWAAAGADLDRAARLGPDLPGLPLEGASLLLDSGHPAQARIVLNALLAGAPHDLPARVLRARVRSAAGDHAGAAEDLEFAVASAAAPDPDWYLRLADERAAGPGGAAAALAALEAGISRLGPAPALEGAAASLEARLGRRGAALRRQSDATARWDSGNDAGAAPAPGATPVGVVAPRGGVAPASAPVREFRLEPASGAVPDARLAPVAALVTRGPYLQLATPAGITVRWRTDVATDSRVTWGPSPASQPGSLSDAALTTEHELALTGLSPDTRYYYSVGTSAGPLAGGDTTCTFVTHPVAGTPRRTRAWILGDSGLGNAGARAVRDAFRNHPGSFATDLWLMLGDNAYSSGTDAQYQAGVFDMYPDMLRRAVLWPTRGNHDVLYAGPNNDYYDVFTMPAAAQAGGVPSGTEAYYSFDHGQVHFICLDSEGSSRAVGGAMLQWLRSDLASTPRPWVIAFWHHPPYTKGSHDSDNDLDSGGRMRDMRQNVLPILDSLGVDLVLTGHSHSYERSFLLKSHYGKSNTLTSAMKVDSGDGREAGTGAYHKPTLGNAPGEGSVYAVAGSSCQASGGTLDHPVMVVSLNVMGSMLLDFDGARLDARFLDDLGVVRDSFTVLKGTAIGIPGAAAARAALRLSAVSPNPSRGASHVSYELPASGRARITVFDAAGRRVTTLVDEAQAAGPHQARWDGRDARGRRAPAGAYWCALEFRGERRARALIRVE; translated from the coding sequence ATGCCACGCATCCGGATCGCCGCCGAGGCATTCCGACGGGCTTCTTCCCGCTCTTCCGCCGGGATTTCCTCCCGGCTCGTGTCCCGGTACGGCGACCTGCGCCCACTCGCGCTCGCCCTCGCCCTGCTGGCTTGCCCGTGGGCCACCGCGGCACTGGCCCACGCCCCCATCCAGGACCACCTCCGCGCCCTCGACCTCGCGATTCGGCGGGAGCCCTCAAGGGCGGAGCTCTACCTGCAGCGGGCGCAGCTTCGGCGCAGCAACCACGAATGGGCCGCGGCCGGCGCCGACCTGGACCGCGCCGCCCGCCTGGGACCGGACCTGCCCGGGCTGCCGCTCGAGGGGGCTTCGCTGCTGCTCGATTCCGGTCACCCCGCGCAGGCGCGGATCGTCCTGAACGCGCTGCTGGCCGGTGCGCCGCACGACTTGCCCGCGCGGGTGCTGCGCGCCCGGGTGCGCTCGGCCGCGGGAGACCACGCCGGCGCCGCGGAGGACCTGGAATTCGCCGTGGCGTCCGCCGCCGCGCCGGATCCCGATTGGTACCTGCGCCTGGCGGACGAGCGTGCGGCGGGCCCCGGAGGGGCCGCGGCCGCGCTGGCCGCCCTCGAGGCGGGAATCTCACGCCTGGGGCCGGCCCCGGCGCTCGAAGGCGCCGCGGCCAGCCTGGAAGCGAGATTGGGACGACGCGGTGCCGCGCTGCGCAGGCAGTCGGACGCGACCGCGCGCTGGGATTCGGGGAATGACGCGGGCGCCGCGCCCGCCCCCGGAGCGACGCCGGTGGGTGTCGTCGCGCCGAGGGGCGGCGTCGCTCCGGCTTCCGCCCCTGTTCGGGAGTTCCGTCTCGAGCCCGCCTCCGGCGCGGTCCCGGATGCCCGCCTTGCGCCGGTCGCAGCGCTGGTCACGCGTGGCCCGTATCTCCAACTCGCCACCCCCGCGGGCATCACGGTGCGCTGGCGCACCGACGTGGCCACCGACAGCCGGGTCACGTGGGGGCCGTCGCCCGCGAGCCAGCCGGGCTCGCTCTCCGACGCCGCGCTGACCACCGAGCACGAACTGGCCCTGACCGGTCTTTCACCCGACACGCGCTACTACTACTCGGTGGGCACCTCCGCCGGCCCGCTTGCGGGCGGCGACACCACCTGCACGTTCGTCACCCATCCGGTGGCCGGGACCCCGCGGCGCACCCGGGCGTGGATCCTGGGCGACTCGGGCCTGGGCAACGCGGGAGCGCGGGCGGTGCGCGACGCGTTCCGCAATCACCCGGGCTCCTTCGCCACCGACCTGTGGCTGATGCTCGGCGACAACGCCTACAGCAGCGGCACCGACGCGCAATACCAGGCCGGGGTGTTCGACATGTATCCCGACATGTTGCGGCGCGCCGTGCTGTGGCCCACCCGGGGCAACCACGACGTTCTGTACGCGGGACCCAACAACGACTACTACGACGTGTTCACCATGCCTGCCGCCGCCCAGGCCGGGGGAGTGCCCTCCGGGACCGAGGCGTACTACTCGTTCGACCACGGGCAGGTCCACTTCATATGCCTGGACTCGGAGGGCAGCAGTCGTGCGGTGGGCGGGGCGATGCTGCAGTGGCTGCGCTCCGACCTGGCGAGCACGCCGCGTCCGTGGGTGATCGCCTTCTGGCATCACCCTCCGTACACCAAGGGCTCGCACGACTCGGACAACGACCTGGACAGCGGCGGACGCATGCGCGACATGCGCCAGAACGTGCTGCCCATCCTCGACTCCCTGGGCGTGGACCTGGTCCTGACCGGGCACAGCCACTCCTACGAGCGCTCCTTCCTGCTGAAGAGCCACTACGGCAAGTCGAACACGCTGACTTCCGCGATGAAGGTGGACTCCGGCGACGGCCGGGAGGCCGGGACCGGCGCCTACCACAAGCCCACGCTGGGGAATGCCCCCGGGGAGGGCTCGGTGTACGCGGTGGCGGGAAGTTCGTGCCAGGCGAGCGGGGGAACGCTGGATCACCCGGTCATGGTGGTCTCGCTCAACGTGATGGGCTCGATGCTCCTGGACTTCGACGGGGCGCGCCTGGACGCGCGCTTCCTGGACGACCTCGGCGTGGTGAGGGACAGCTTCACGGTGCTCAAGGGGACCGCCATAGGGATCCCGGGAGCGGCCGCCGCGCGGGCGGCGCTGCGGCTCTCCGCCGTCTCGCCGAATCCTTCGCGCGGCGCGTCCCACGTGAGCTACGAGCTGCCCGCGTCCGGCCGCGCGCGGATCACGGTATTCGACGCGGCGGGGCGCCGCGTCACGACGCTGGTGGACGAGGCGCAGGCGGCGGGCCCGCACCAGGCCCGCTGGGACGGCCGCGACGCGCGAGGCCGCCGCGCGCCCGCCGGCGCCTACTGGTGCGCGCTGGAATTCCGCGGCGAGCGGCGGGCGAGGGCGCTGATCCGGGTGGAGTAG
- a CDS encoding alpha/beta hydrolase produces MSAFASLRARRPAAFFTLGTVLALLAGLAWPHAAARAADGLAGRWEGGLQGPGVNLALSAEFTAKDGGLAGTLDIPAQGATGLVLVDIVSGADGKVSFSVQTGGAPGAFVGAFSGDSLSGDYTQGPFKGTFSLHRAAAKPVVPAEPVPYREEEVSFANGEVKLAGTLTVPPGKGPFPAVILVTGSGPQNRDEEIFSFKPFRLIADHLSRHGVAVLRYDDRGIAKSTGDFAASTTADFAGDAHAAVEYLRSPDFHRAHPEVNAKRVGICGHSEGGLIGPMVANRNPGVAFVVLMAGPGVTGEKILLEQGQEISRAGRATPEELAQQAALQRRIFKAVRGVIPWDTVRASMMEMGRRQIAALPEAQRQAVGDPEKYLAGVVDQQLQGSKSPWMRYFLDHDPAPELQKLRVPVLALFGEKDLQVPTAQNRPAVEGALRKGGNKAFRAHVFPKANHLFLTSETGSPAEYPSMKKEFVPGFLDTLSAWISRTPPRKK; encoded by the coding sequence ATGTCCGCTTTCGCTTCCCTTCGCGCGCGCCGTCCGGCCGCGTTCTTCACCCTCGGCACCGTCCTCGCGCTGCTGGCCGGGCTGGCATGGCCCCACGCCGCGGCGCGGGCCGCCGACGGCCTGGCCGGGCGCTGGGAAGGAGGCCTGCAGGGGCCGGGCGTGAACCTCGCGCTCAGCGCGGAGTTCACCGCGAAGGACGGCGGCCTCGCCGGCACGTTGGATATCCCCGCGCAGGGCGCGACGGGGCTGGTGCTGGTGGACATCGTCTCGGGCGCCGACGGCAAGGTGAGCTTCTCGGTCCAGACGGGCGGCGCGCCGGGCGCGTTCGTGGGTGCGTTCTCGGGCGACAGTCTGTCGGGCGACTACACCCAGGGCCCGTTCAAGGGCACCTTCTCTCTGCACCGTGCCGCGGCGAAACCCGTCGTGCCCGCCGAACCTGTTCCGTACCGCGAGGAGGAGGTCAGCTTCGCGAACGGGGAGGTGAAGCTGGCCGGCACCTTGACCGTGCCGCCGGGCAAGGGGCCGTTTCCCGCGGTGATCCTGGTGACGGGCAGCGGGCCGCAGAACCGGGACGAGGAGATCTTCTCGTTCAAGCCATTTCGCCTGATCGCCGACCACCTGTCGCGTCACGGTGTCGCGGTGCTGCGCTATGACGATCGCGGCATCGCGAAGTCCACCGGCGACTTCGCCGCCTCCACCACCGCCGACTTCGCCGGAGACGCCCACGCAGCGGTGGAGTATCTCCGTTCCCCGGACTTCCACCGGGCGCACCCGGAGGTGAACGCGAAGCGCGTGGGCATCTGCGGGCACAGCGAGGGCGGGCTGATCGGTCCGATGGTGGCCAACCGCAACCCCGGGGTGGCGTTCGTGGTGCTGATGGCGGGTCCGGGAGTGACCGGCGAGAAGATCCTGCTGGAGCAGGGCCAGGAGATCTCACGCGCCGGCCGGGCCACCCCCGAGGAACTGGCGCAGCAGGCCGCGCTGCAGCGGCGCATCTTCAAGGCAGTGCGCGGCGTGATCCCCTGGGACACGGTGCGCGCCAGCATGATGGAGATGGGCCGCCGGCAGATCGCGGCGCTGCCGGAGGCCCAGCGTCAGGCGGTGGGAGATCCGGAGAAGTACCTTGCCGGCGTGGTGGACCAGCAGTTGCAGGGATCGAAGAGCCCGTGGATGCGCTACTTCCTGGACCACGACCCGGCCCCGGAGCTCCAGAAGTTGCGCGTGCCGGTGCTGGCGCTGTTCGGCGAGAAGGACCTCCAGGTGCCCACGGCCCAGAACCGGCCCGCGGTGGAGGGCGCGCTCCGGAAGGGTGGCAACAAGGCCTTCCGGGCGCACGTGTTCCCGAAGGCCAACCACCTGTTCCTGACCTCGGAGACCGGCAGCCCGGCGGAGTACCCGTCCATGAAGAAGGAGTTCGTGCCGGGATTCCTGGACACGCTGTCCGCCTGGATTTCGAGGACACCGCCTCGGAAGAAGTGA
- a CDS encoding MATE family efflux transporter, with protein sequence MHEPEVTDSPPAQDAAAENRPRDLTQGPLVRTVISMGVPSAIGFSAQIAFTLVNLFWVGRLGTDAIAGVTVFSALLYVLWSFNEMIGAGSVPIISRRLGEHDFAEASVAIYQTLFFKFAMATVVGIAACALTGPLVHMMNARGDVAAQAIAYGRLASLTLPLLYCMVSIWTVLRSAGRASTAMMFMLGSVGLNMVLDPLFMLVLGLGVRGAAIANGITNLIFLLAGVAYLQSGRAGFRLPVPPPRPWIRWDVVGSIVRIGFPATVESMSRSFSLTWCVSRVALYGSAAVAATGIAQRLVDMGTVVGVGFTLGTIPIVGQCLGAGKPERARRAVLVATAISAGIVAPVVIAELLAAGPLVRLFDSGGHAHEIGKVAVRIMAPLQLLLAIQLPLAAAFWGSGNTLSTMVLGVTFGAGGTVALVLAAEALGFHSPMVVWGAILAAYSMELAGFVLWFRRGSWMKAKI encoded by the coding sequence ATGCACGAACCCGAAGTCACCGACAGCCCGCCGGCGCAGGACGCCGCGGCGGAGAACCGTCCCCGCGACCTCACGCAGGGGCCGCTGGTGCGCACCGTGATCAGCATGGGCGTGCCGTCGGCGATCGGATTCTCCGCGCAGATCGCATTCACGCTGGTGAATCTCTTCTGGGTCGGCCGGCTGGGCACCGACGCCATCGCCGGCGTCACGGTGTTCTCGGCGCTGCTGTACGTGCTGTGGTCATTCAATGAAATGATCGGCGCGGGCAGCGTGCCCATCATCTCGCGGCGCCTGGGCGAGCACGACTTCGCGGAAGCCTCGGTGGCGATCTACCAGACGCTGTTCTTCAAGTTTGCCATGGCGACGGTGGTGGGGATTGCCGCCTGCGCGCTCACGGGGCCGCTGGTGCACATGATGAACGCGCGCGGCGATGTGGCCGCGCAGGCGATCGCCTACGGCCGGCTGGCCTCGCTGACGCTGCCGCTGCTCTACTGCATGGTGAGCATCTGGACGGTGCTGCGATCGGCGGGTCGCGCGTCCACCGCCATGATGTTCATGCTCGGATCGGTGGGGCTCAACATGGTGCTGGACCCGCTGTTCATGCTGGTCCTGGGCCTGGGAGTGCGCGGCGCGGCGATCGCCAACGGCATCACCAACCTCATCTTCCTGCTGGCCGGCGTGGCGTACCTGCAGTCGGGCCGCGCGGGCTTCCGGCTGCCGGTGCCGCCCCCGCGGCCGTGGATCCGCTGGGACGTGGTGGGTTCCATCGTGCGCATCGGCTTTCCCGCCACCGTGGAGTCCATGTCGCGCTCGTTCTCGCTCACCTGGTGTGTCTCGCGCGTGGCGCTTTACGGCTCGGCCGCCGTGGCGGCCACCGGCATCGCGCAGCGGCTGGTGGACATGGGCACCGTGGTGGGTGTCGGCTTCACGCTCGGGACGATTCCCATCGTGGGCCAGTGCCTGGGCGCGGGAAAGCCGGAACGGGCCCGGCGCGCGGTGCTGGTCGCGACCGCGATCAGCGCCGGCATCGTGGCACCGGTGGTGATCGCGGAGCTGCTCGCGGCGGGCCCGTTGGTACGGCTGTTCGATTCCGGCGGGCACGCGCACGAGATCGGCAAGGTGGCGGTGCGGATCATGGCCCCGCTGCAGTTGCTCCTGGCGATCCAGCTGCCGCTGGCGGCGGCGTTCTGGGGCTCGGGCAACACGCTCTCGACCATGGTCCTGGGCGTGACGTTCGGGGCCGGGGGCACGGTGGCGCTGGTCCTGGCGGCCGAGGCGCTGGGGTTCCATTCACCGATGGTGGTGTGGGGCGCCATCCTGGCGGCGTACTCGATGGAGCTGGCGGGGTTCGTGCTTTGGTTCCGGCGCGGGAGCTGGATGAAGGCGAAGATCTAG
- a CDS encoding iron-sulfur cluster assembly accessory protein, with translation MSQVGEAIVTVSERAAQEIKAVMEKQGKADASLRIYVAGGGCSGLQYGMQLTTETEDGDVTYETQGVRVVVDSASAEYLRGASVDWEGSLVGGGFRIENPNAVKSCGCGQSFTPQGQEGGESAGGCGGCSGGH, from the coding sequence ATGTCCCAGGTTGGTGAGGCGATCGTCACCGTGAGCGAGCGGGCCGCCCAGGAGATCAAGGCGGTCATGGAGAAGCAGGGCAAGGCGGATGCCAGCCTGCGCATATACGTCGCGGGCGGCGGCTGCTCCGGCCTGCAATACGGCATGCAGCTGACCACCGAGACCGAAGACGGCGACGTGACGTACGAGACCCAGGGCGTGCGCGTGGTGGTGGACTCCGCCAGCGCGGAGTACTTGCGCGGCGCGTCCGTGGACTGGGAAGGCTCCCTGGTCGGGGGGGGGTTCCGCATCGAGAACCCCAACGCCGTGAAGAGCTGCGGCTGCGGCCAGAGTTTCACGCCGCAGGGCCAGGAAGGCGGCGAGAGCGCCGGGGGTTGCGGGGGCTGTTCGGGCGGCCACTAG
- a CDS encoding T9SS type A sorting domain-containing protein, with translation MTRARFVSVFLVAAMCLAALAGVSRADRWASSKHNAPPSRSFASMVVDSVSGSVFLFGGFRSQTDPTGLNDLWMYDPLKREWSQPAVSGAVPPPTWLHQAVYDGARRRMVVFGGTTSAVRALDLATLEWSTIVTHGDVPPPTTGHGMMFDRDLDRLVVFGGNYLQRLYYLDFATLDWTRVPEDSTFPAARSFHSFLREHIVQSRAALYGGFDGVSTYFNDLWQLDLATMTWSRITSSGAPAEGRAGHIAAVRPSDERMFVTGGHGLRSAWKDTYSYNFMSAQWESLGTLGEPPWADEGACGTMLKNLLVEFGGRSRFAPGESNDFHRLNLFTFDWSQVDTVPSERYDHVAFRDPVGELFHVFGGVHAGSPAGDLWRLNGATDSWLRIDTPTAPSARSGSCVSVDSIGRHAYLFGGDAGTSLRRDTWSYSFDSLTWNPVNVNRFPPRRKFAAMVADFEDRKMWMFGGYGTAGPLGDLWCFSPDSAKWDSIPAPEGPGARYLTSLTYDPIRRELLVFGGSNDTTALGDLWAFSVDSLTWRRQLQVGTWWPASREGHSAVMDLENQMVVHGGAPSPSAAPIQDTWMYDPHWRVWNPVPLTSPPAPARWRHAATWNPVNRRMRVFGGLVPSGPLNDLWLLELLAGAVDAPAPQPATILRLRPPLPNPSRGDVRVDFALTAGAADADVAVFDAAGRRVARLWRGPSDGAAHSVTWNGRGDSGGACAAGVYFVRVRAGSGAGTVSRKLVRL, from the coding sequence TTGACCCGTGCCCGCTTCGTGTCCGTTTTCCTGGTCGCCGCGATGTGCCTCGCGGCGCTGGCCGGCGTTTCCCGCGCCGACCGCTGGGCCTCGAGCAAGCACAACGCGCCGCCCTCCCGCTCCTTCGCCTCGATGGTGGTGGACTCCGTCTCGGGCAGCGTGTTCCTGTTCGGCGGCTTCCGCTCGCAGACCGATCCCACCGGCCTCAATGACCTCTGGATGTACGACCCGCTGAAGCGCGAGTGGAGCCAGCCCGCGGTGTCCGGGGCCGTCCCGCCCCCCACGTGGCTGCACCAGGCCGTCTACGACGGCGCTCGCCGCCGCATGGTGGTCTTCGGCGGGACCACCAGCGCCGTGCGCGCCCTCGATCTCGCCACCCTGGAGTGGAGCACCATCGTCACCCACGGGGACGTGCCCCCGCCCACGACCGGCCACGGAATGATGTTCGACCGGGACCTGGACCGCCTGGTGGTCTTCGGCGGCAACTACTTGCAGCGCCTCTACTACCTCGACTTCGCCACGCTGGACTGGACGCGGGTGCCCGAGGACAGCACCTTCCCGGCCGCGCGATCCTTCCACTCGTTCCTGCGCGAGCACATCGTGCAGAGTCGCGCCGCGCTCTACGGGGGTTTCGACGGCGTCTCCACCTACTTCAACGACCTGTGGCAGCTGGACCTGGCCACCATGACGTGGTCGCGCATCACCTCGTCCGGCGCGCCCGCGGAGGGCCGGGCCGGGCACATCGCCGCGGTGCGACCGTCCGACGAGCGTATGTTCGTCACCGGCGGGCACGGGTTGCGCTCGGCGTGGAAGGACACGTACAGCTACAATTTCATGTCCGCGCAGTGGGAGTCCCTGGGCACGCTGGGCGAGCCCCCATGGGCGGACGAGGGCGCGTGCGGCACGATGCTCAAGAACCTCCTGGTCGAGTTCGGCGGCCGCTCCCGCTTCGCGCCGGGCGAAAGCAACGATTTTCACCGGCTCAACCTGTTCACCTTCGACTGGTCGCAGGTGGACACCGTGCCCTCAGAGCGCTACGACCACGTGGCGTTCCGCGACCCCGTGGGGGAGCTGTTCCACGTGTTTGGCGGAGTGCACGCCGGCTCGCCGGCGGGGGACCTGTGGCGGCTCAACGGTGCCACCGACTCCTGGCTCCGCATTGACACCCCGACGGCCCCGTCCGCGCGCTCCGGATCTTGTGTCTCCGTGGATTCGATCGGCCGCCACGCCTACCTGTTCGGCGGCGACGCCGGCACCTCCCTCCGGCGCGACACCTGGTCCTACAGTTTCGACTCACTCACGTGGAACCCGGTGAACGTGAACCGCTTCCCGCCGCGCCGGAAGTTCGCCGCCATGGTCGCCGACTTCGAGGACCGCAAGATGTGGATGTTCGGGGGGTATGGCACGGCCGGCCCGCTGGGCGACCTGTGGTGCTTCAGCCCGGACAGCGCGAAATGGGACTCCATCCCGGCTCCCGAGGGGCCGGGAGCGCGCTATCTCACCTCCCTGACCTATGACCCGATCCGGCGCGAACTGCTGGTGTTCGGCGGGTCAAACGACACCACGGCGCTCGGAGATCTGTGGGCTTTCTCGGTGGACTCGCTGACATGGCGCCGGCAACTGCAGGTGGGAACCTGGTGGCCGGCGTCCCGGGAAGGCCACTCGGCCGTGATGGACCTTGAGAACCAGATGGTGGTCCACGGCGGCGCGCCCTCCCCCAGCGCGGCCCCGATCCAGGACACCTGGATGTACGATCCCCACTGGAGAGTCTGGAACCCGGTACCGCTCACCTCGCCGCCCGCGCCGGCGCGCTGGCGCCACGCTGCGACGTGGAATCCCGTGAACCGCCGCATGCGCGTCTTCGGGGGCCTGGTGCCCAGCGGGCCGCTCAACGACCTGTGGCTGCTGGAACTGCTGGCCGGCGCCGTGGATGCGCCCGCACCGCAGCCGGCGACGATCCTGCGGCTGCGCCCGCCCCTCCCCAACCCCTCGCGCGGCGACGTGCGCGTGGACTTCGCGCTGACCGCGGGAGCGGCAGACGCCGACGTGGCGGTCTTCGACGCCGCCGGGCGCCGGGTCGCGCGGTTGTGGCGCGGCCCCTCCGACGGGGCGGCGCACTCGGTGACGTGGAACGGACGCGGAGACTCGGGTGGCGCGTGCGCGGCGGGGGTGTACTTCGTGCGGGTGCGTGCAGGATCGGGCGCGGGGACCGTCTCCAGGAAACTGGTCCGGTTGTAG
- a CDS encoding HAD family hydrolase has product MTRPDLGWGVIFDMDDTLLLTSPTFEAAILKLALRLGELGIPMDVTRERLNDVDLARIEQVGYGRHRWPESMGLTYRAFVDEGRLPYDAGVERECVAIGWATYEAYPPVRQGAREVLETLRPYVKLTLATMGDADLQRPRLEHSGLEHHFDRVFVLPRKTPGEFRHVLDECGFVPERAFMVGDGMRSDINPTLSLGMHAIHVRGQSWAYQNVPPLHGDFFAVDSLEEIPPIIFGRMGIAGA; this is encoded by the coding sequence GTGACGCGGCCCGATCTCGGTTGGGGCGTGATCTTCGACATGGACGACACGCTGCTGCTCACCAGTCCGACGTTCGAGGCGGCGATCCTGAAGCTGGCCTTGCGCCTGGGTGAGCTGGGCATTCCCATGGACGTGACCCGCGAGCGGCTCAACGACGTGGACCTGGCTCGCATCGAGCAGGTGGGCTACGGGCGGCACCGCTGGCCGGAGTCCATGGGGCTCACCTACCGCGCGTTCGTGGACGAGGGGCGCCTGCCGTACGACGCCGGCGTGGAGCGCGAGTGCGTGGCGATCGGCTGGGCCACCTACGAGGCCTATCCGCCGGTGCGCCAAGGCGCGCGGGAGGTGCTGGAGACCCTGCGGCCGTACGTGAAGCTCACGCTGGCCACCATGGGCGACGCGGACCTGCAGCGCCCGCGCCTGGAGCACTCCGGGCTGGAGCACCACTTCGACCGCGTGTTCGTGCTGCCGCGCAAGACCCCGGGCGAGTTCCGGCACGTCCTGGACGAGTGCGGCTTCGTCCCCGAGCGCGCCTTCATGGTGGGCGACGGCATGCGCTCCGACATCAATCCGACGCTGTCGCTGGGAATGCACGCGATCCACGTGCGCGGGCAGTCGTGGGCCTATCAGAACGTGCCGCCGCTGCACGGGGACTTCTTCGCCGTGGATTCCCTGGAGGAGATCCCGCCGATCATCTTCGGGAGGATGGGGATCGCAGGCGCCTGA